In bacterium, a single window of DNA contains:
- a CDS encoding HlyD family efflux transporter periplasmic adaptor subunit: MRPSAPVVGRAAVLLFLPVVFGCGRGEKSAAEALPVRVFRVPSGAVSGRTYPARWEWGRVSDLSFPLGGRIEDIRVDMGARVEEGEELASLDSYPIRLKLEALDASGVEEGSPDRSPLLRQLEDCRIRAPFAGLVVSRPVQRGDRVSPGEMVLRVASPAGSVLVLNLPASAAEWIGPGSQALVRTGAAESRVLAGTVVSAAPIPGADGELEVKVRPEGMKTESAWEGAFSVTFLSAPGRGAAFVVPARAVVEGVRSGDDRVWVAREGRAHLQRVRAGPLVGDGREIFSGVVSGDLVILTFLDNLREGTPVKIIETRTRETPPPAPAPGSGS, from the coding sequence ATGCGCCCTTCGGCACCGGTCGTCGGCCGGGCGGCGGTACTGCTTTTCCTGCCCGTGGTGTTCGGCTGCGGAAGGGGGGAAAAAAGCGCCGCGGAAGCGCTGCCGGTAAGAGTCTTCCGGGTTCCTTCCGGGGCGGTTTCGGGGAGGACCTACCCGGCGCGGTGGGAGTGGGGGCGCGTTTCCGATCTCTCATTTCCCCTGGGCGGCCGGATCGAGGATATCCGGGTCGATATGGGCGCCCGGGTGGAGGAGGGGGAGGAGCTGGCTTCCCTCGATTCCTACCCGATCCGCCTGAAGCTCGAGGCCCTGGATGCTTCGGGGGTGGAAGAGGGTTCGCCGGATCGAAGCCCGCTCCTCCGGCAACTTGAAGACTGCCGGATCCGGGCCCCCTTCGCCGGCCTGGTGGTTTCCCGTCCGGTTCAGCGGGGGGACCGGGTTTCGCCCGGGGAAATGGTGCTGCGGGTAGCCTCTCCCGCGGGTTCGGTCCTGGTTTTGAACCTGCCGGCGTCCGCAGCCGAATGGATCGGCCCCGGTTCTCAAGCGCTCGTCCGAACCGGCGCCGCCGAAAGCCGGGTACTGGCCGGAACCGTGGTCTCCGCCGCCCCCATTCCCGGCGCCGATGGGGAACTCGAAGTCAAGGTCCGCCCGGAGGGGATGAAAACGGAGAGCGCCTGGGAAGGGGCGTTTTCGGTGACCTTCCTCTCGGCCCCGGGCCGCGGAGCCGCTTTTGTGGTTCCCGCCCGGGCCGTGGTGGAGGGGGTTCGGTCCGGGGACGATCGGGTTTGGGTGGCCCGGGAGGGACGGGCTCACCTGCAGCGGGTCAGGGCGGGCCCCCTGGTCGGCGACGGCCGCGAGATTTTTTCCGGAGTCGTTTCCGGGGACCTGGTCATCCTGACCTTTCTCGACAATCTCCGCGAGGGAACGCCGGTCAAGATCATCGAGACCCGGACCCGGGAAACTCCGCCTCCGGCCCCCGCCCCCGGTTCGGGGTCCTGA
- the argF gene encoding ornithine carbamoyltransferase, producing the protein MRKDLISIADFSREDICRFFSLAAVLKKQRRDGVRHPLLEGKVMAMIFEKPSLRTRVTFETGMFDLGGTAIYLSPSDIGLGKRESVKDTAENLERWVHLIMARTFSHRAVEELADSCSIPVINALTDLLHPCQVLADLLTVIEHFDLDPADPDFGGIDFAFISDGNNVANSWINAAGVLGFSFTISCPEGYDPDPGIWAEAEKRGAALASVRDPRAAAAGKRVIYTDTWASMGQEAEAEKRRRVFMPYQVNGELLALADPGVKVLHCQPAHRGWEITSEVMDGPHSIILDEAENRLHIQKAIMVELAKAAGVA; encoded by the coding sequence ATGCGCAAGGATTTGATCAGCATCGCGGATTTTTCCCGCGAGGATATCTGCCGGTTTTTCAGCTTGGCGGCCGTCCTTAAAAAACAGCGCCGGGACGGGGTCCGGCATCCCCTCCTGGAGGGCAAGGTCATGGCCATGATCTTCGAAAAGCCTTCCCTGCGCACCCGGGTGACCTTCGAAACCGGAATGTTCGATCTGGGGGGGACCGCGATCTATCTCTCCCCTTCCGACATCGGACTGGGAAAGCGCGAATCGGTCAAAGATACTGCCGAAAACCTGGAGCGCTGGGTCCACCTGATCATGGCCCGGACCTTTTCCCACCGCGCGGTGGAAGAACTGGCGGACTCCTGCTCGATCCCGGTTATCAACGCCCTCACCGATCTGCTTCATCCCTGCCAGGTCCTGGCCGACCTGTTGACCGTGATCGAACATTTCGATCTCGACCCCGCCGACCCCGACTTCGGAGGCATCGATTTCGCCTTCATCAGCGACGGGAACAACGTGGCCAATTCCTGGATCAACGCCGCCGGCGTTCTCGGTTTTTCCTTCACCATTTCCTGTCCGGAAGGATACGACCCCGACCCCGGGATCTGGGCCGAGGCCGAAAAACGGGGAGCCGCCCTGGCGTCCGTCCGGGACCCCCGGGCGGCGGCGGCGGGCAAGCGGGTCATCTATACCGACACCTGGGCGAGCATGGGACAGGAGGCGGAGGCCGAGAAACGGCGGAGAGTGTTCATGCCCTATCAGGTGAACGGGGAACTGCTGGCCCTGGCGGACCCCGGGGTGAAGGTTCTTCATTGCCAGCCCGCCCACCGGGGTTGGGAGATCACATCGGAGGTGATGGACGGCCCCCATTCGATCATCCTGGACGAAGCCGAAAACCGGCTCCATATCCAGAAAGCCATCATGGTCGAATTAGCCAAGGCGGCCGGGGTCGCCTGA
- a CDS encoding threonine synthase, with translation MSFAIGLTCISCGRTQKIEGMQYVCPDCGGNLDVEYDYEAVARRLTRESLARDDDRSVWRYWDLLPLRDRSHVMPIQIGWTPLYPVRRLGRKLGMEKLYLKDDGRNPSASFKDRASSVAVGKALELGFSVIAGASTGNAASSTACLCASLGISPTIFVPKAAPKAKIAQLLVFGARVFAVDGSYDDAFDLCTEVCREYGWYNRNTGYNPYTREGKKTVSYEICEQLGWNPPDAVLVPVGDGNIISGVWKGFKDLLAVGLIDRLPRIIAVQSEKSGAIVDALPAGREIRPVAATTIADSISVDLPRDGAAAVRAVRESGGTGVLVGDESILEAIVEIARGAGVFAEPAGATAYAGLKKLRETGGVGPGETVVFLVTGNGLKDVQSAMKAVGEPTPMAPSLERFKEYMSKEG, from the coding sequence ATGAGCTTTGCAATCGGTTTGACATGTATTTCCTGCGGCAGGACCCAGAAGATCGAAGGCATGCAGTACGTCTGTCCGGACTGCGGAGGGAACCTGGACGTCGAGTACGACTACGAGGCCGTCGCCCGCCGGCTCACCCGGGAAAGCCTGGCCCGCGACGACGACCGTTCGGTCTGGCGGTATTGGGACCTGCTCCCCCTCCGCGACCGCTCCCACGTTATGCCCATCCAGATCGGCTGGACCCCGCTTTACCCCGTCCGCCGGCTCGGCCGGAAGCTGGGGATGGAGAAACTCTATCTCAAGGACGACGGCCGCAACCCCAGCGCCTCCTTCAAGGACCGGGCCAGCTCCGTCGCCGTCGGCAAGGCCCTGGAACTGGGTTTCTCCGTGATCGCCGGGGCCTCGACCGGCAACGCCGCCTCCTCCACCGCCTGTCTCTGCGCCAGCCTGGGGATCTCCCCCACCATCTTCGTTCCCAAGGCGGCGCCCAAGGCCAAGATCGCTCAGTTGCTGGTTTTCGGGGCCCGGGTGTTCGCGGTCGACGGCAGCTACGACGACGCTTTCGATCTCTGCACCGAAGTCTGCCGGGAGTACGGATGGTATAACCGCAACACCGGGTACAACCCCTACACCCGGGAGGGTAAAAAAACCGTCTCCTACGAGATCTGCGAACAACTGGGATGGAACCCTCCCGACGCCGTGCTGGTCCCGGTCGGGGACGGCAACATCATCAGCGGCGTCTGGAAAGGTTTCAAGGACCTGCTGGCGGTGGGGCTGATCGACCGTCTTCCCCGGATCATCGCGGTGCAGTCGGAAAAAAGCGGGGCCATCGTCGACGCCCTCCCCGCCGGGCGCGAAATCCGGCCGGTCGCCGCCACCACCATCGCCGACAGCATCTCCGTCGATCTCCCCCGCGACGGAGCGGCGGCCGTGCGCGCGGTCCGGGAATCGGGGGGGACGGGCGTCCTGGTCGGCGATGAATCCATTCTGGAGGCCATCGTCGAAATCGCCCGGGGCGCGGGAGTTTTCGCCGAGCCCGCCGGGGCCACCGCCTACGCCGGCTTGAAGAAACTCCGGGAAACCGGCGGCGTCGGGCCCGGAGAAACCGTGGTTTTTCTCGTCACCGGCAACGGACTCAAGGACGTGCAGTCGGCGATGAAGGCCGTCGGCGAACCGACGCCGATGGCCCCCAGCCTGGAACGGTTCAAGGAGTACATGAGCAAGGAAGGATGA
- the arcC gene encoding carbamate kinase, translating to MARKTVVVALGGNAIKQADEKGTAEEQRRNVAITCEQLVKLLKKGYRLVITHGNGPQAGNLLIQQEAGAGEVPPQPLDIVGAMTQGQIGYMFQQTLQNMLWREKLPIPVAALVNQVLVSEDDPDYQDPSKPVGPFYTKEEAAKIKAERPDYIIKEVKPANVEKRFRRVVPSPDPLKNIEYDAVRRMVNSGIIVVCSGGGGVPVIYRGDDLEGTAAVIDKDKAGEKLAEVVGADKFLILTDVDHAKINFGSPEEKNVECITYSAMKKLYDQGHFKAGSMGPKVLACLRFLAWGGQESIITSLDKAVDALAGKCGTRIIPDPVC from the coding sequence ATGGCAAGAAAAACAGTCGTAGTCGCCCTGGGCGGAAACGCGATCAAACAGGCCGACGAAAAGGGAACCGCGGAAGAACAGCGCCGCAACGTGGCCATCACCTGCGAGCAGCTGGTCAAACTGTTGAAAAAGGGTTACCGCCTGGTCATCACCCACGGGAACGGCCCCCAGGCCGGCAACCTGCTTATCCAGCAGGAAGCGGGCGCGGGGGAAGTCCCGCCCCAGCCTTTGGATATCGTGGGGGCCATGACCCAAGGCCAGATCGGGTATATGTTTCAGCAGACGCTGCAGAACATGCTCTGGCGGGAAAAGCTCCCGATCCCGGTCGCCGCGTTGGTCAACCAGGTGCTGGTCAGCGAAGACGATCCCGATTACCAGGACCCGAGCAAGCCGGTCGGCCCCTTTTACACCAAGGAAGAAGCCGCGAAGATCAAGGCCGAGCGCCCCGACTACATAATCAAGGAAGTCAAACCCGCCAACGTTGAAAAACGTTTCCGGCGGGTGGTGCCGTCGCCCGATCCTCTGAAGAATATCGAATACGACGCCGTGCGGCGGATGGTCAACTCCGGGATCATCGTCGTCTGCTCGGGCGGGGGCGGCGTTCCCGTCATCTATCGGGGCGACGACCTGGAGGGAACCGCGGCCGTGATCGACAAGGACAAGGCCGGGGAAAAACTGGCCGAAGTGGTGGGGGCGGATAAATTCCTCATCCTCACCGACGTCGACCACGCCAAGATCAACTTCGGCTCGCCCGAGGAAAAGAACGTGGAGTGCATCACCTACTCGGCAATGAAGAAGCTCTACGACCAGGGACATTTCAAGGCCGGGAGCATGGGCCCCAAGGTCCTCGCCTGCCTGCGCTTCCTGGCCTGGGGCGGACAGGAATCCATCATCACCAGCCTGGATAAGGCCGTGGACGCCCTGGCCGGCAAGTGCGGGACCAGGATCATCCCGGACCCCGTCTGCTGA
- a CDS encoding ornithine carbamoyltransferase encodes MGNLKYKDFICTQEWAKEDLDRVLKLAFEMKQDRFGSKYLDILFRKQFFMFFYNPSVRTRQSFEAAATELGAHAQFLEPKSMRLKTAKSAGETVEDAAQVMDRYAAGLGIRILEDKIAAYGQGDDLLREYAKWAKMPVISMAHDKFHPCQGLADVMGWIEWLAPQGKLATGTLATTFDPDALKGKKLLLTWAQGALCRSLCSVQEAILIGSRYGMDVTVAHPEGYDLDPEVVAAAKMNCETNDRTFEVTHDSAAGYDGAHVVYSRNWMSPEAYRDGELRKQEEIEKALGYRGWTCTAEKMAATDNGIYTHPMPIDRGSEVTDEVASGPNSCIYDVAENRLHGQKAVMAATMAGFLD; translated from the coding sequence ATGGGAAACCTGAAGTATAAAGATTTCATCTGCACCCAGGAATGGGCGAAAGAGGACCTGGACCGGGTCTTGAAACTCGCGTTCGAGATGAAGCAGGACCGCTTCGGCTCCAAATACCTCGACATCCTCTTCCGCAAACAGTTCTTCATGTTCTTCTACAATCCTTCGGTCAGGACCCGGCAGTCCTTCGAGGCCGCCGCCACCGAACTGGGCGCCCACGCTCAGTTTCTGGAACCCAAGAGCATGCGCTTGAAGACGGCCAAGTCCGCGGGAGAAACCGTGGAGGACGCCGCCCAGGTCATGGACCGCTACGCCGCCGGACTGGGAATCCGCATCCTCGAGGATAAGATCGCCGCCTACGGCCAGGGGGACGATCTCCTCCGGGAATACGCCAAATGGGCGAAGATGCCCGTCATTTCCATGGCCCACGACAAGTTTCACCCGTGCCAAGGTTTGGCCGACGTCATGGGCTGGATCGAATGGCTGGCCCCGCAGGGCAAGCTGGCGACCGGTACGCTGGCCACGACCTTCGACCCCGACGCCCTCAAGGGGAAGAAGCTGCTTCTGACCTGGGCCCAGGGGGCTCTCTGCCGTTCCCTCTGCTCGGTTCAGGAAGCCATTCTCATCGGCAGCCGCTACGGCATGGACGTGACCGTGGCCCATCCCGAAGGTTACGATCTCGACCCCGAGGTCGTCGCCGCCGCCAAGATGAACTGCGAAACCAACGACCGGACCTTCGAGGTCACGCACGACTCCGCAGCCGGGTACGACGGGGCGCACGTCGTCTACTCCCGCAACTGGATGAGCCCCGAGGCCTACCGGGACGGAGAGCTTCGGAAGCAGGAAGAGATCGAAAAGGCGCTGGGATATCGGGGCTGGACCTGCACCGCCGAGAAAATGGCCGCGACGGACAACGGCATCTACACCCACCCGATGCCGATCGACCGCGGTTCGGAAGTGACCGACGAGGTCGCCAGCGGGCCCAATTCCTGTATCTACGATGTCGCCGAAAACCGTCTCCACGGGCAGAAAGCGGTCATGGCCGCGACCATGGCCGGTTTCCTCGATTGA
- a CDS encoding DUF456 domain-containing protein codes for MDWLSEAGRLVVAWALILAGLAGSFIPSLPGPPLVFAGVLVYCLLSGFSPVGWLSLAVIGAIGALAQVLDYLASAVGARKFGGSAWGAWGSILGGMAGILLGSLPGLLVGVFAGAFLFEFIFGGRGALLSLKVGGGSLLGFLGGTLMKIVFSLAMAGIFLFELLAGGS; via the coding sequence ATGGACTGGCTGAGCGAGGCCGGGCGGCTGGTGGTGGCCTGGGCGCTGATCCTGGCGGGGCTGGCGGGGAGTTTCATCCCTTCCCTCCCGGGCCCCCCCCTGGTCTTCGCCGGGGTCCTGGTCTACTGCCTGCTCTCCGGGTTCTCTCCCGTCGGGTGGTTGAGCCTGGCGGTCATCGGGGCGATCGGTGCGCTGGCCCAGGTCCTGGATTATCTGGCTTCGGCCGTGGGGGCGAGGAAGTTCGGGGGATCGGCCTGGGGCGCCTGGGGGTCAATCCTGGGGGGGATGGCGGGGATTTTGCTCGGTTCCCTTCCCGGGCTCCTGGTCGGGGTCTTCGCCGGCGCCTTTCTCTTCGAATTTATCTTCGGCGGGCGCGGGGCCCTGCTCTCGCTCAAGGTCGGCGGGGGCAGTCTCCTCGGCTTTCTGGGGGGGACGCTCATGAAGATCGTTTTCAGCCTGGCCATGGCCGGGATATTCCTCTTCGAACTCCTCGCAGGAGGCTCGTAA
- a CDS encoding aspartate 1-decarboxylase yields the protein MRWMLRSKIHNATVIDANVDYIGSVTIDEDLIERSGLMVGEKVLVVDNTNGARIETYVIKGERGSGMICMNGAAAHRIKVGDRVIIMGFELTDEPIRPRIILVDDDNRYLSLL from the coding sequence ATGCGCTGGATGCTCCGCTCCAAAATACACAACGCCACCGTGATCGACGCCAACGTCGACTATATCGGGAGCGTGACCATAGACGAGGACCTGATCGAGCGGTCGGGGCTGATGGTAGGGGAAAAAGTCCTGGTCGTGGACAACACCAACGGCGCCCGGATCGAGACCTACGTGATCAAGGGCGAGCGCGGTTCCGGGATGATCTGCATGAACGGCGCCGCCGCCCACCGGATCAAGGTCGGCGACCGGGTCATCATCATGGGGTTCGAATTGACCGACGAGCCCATCCGGCCCCGGATCATACTGGTCGACGACGACAACCGTTACCTGAGCCTACTCTGA
- a CDS encoding rhomboid family intramembrane serine protease, translated as MNPDGEKTIRRPTAVAVLVLATALVFLAQAVTGPGAAVARFGSVPYYLTHPSASRLPAEKVAGLGDEAVPPPIPGRVGALFTATFLHADFIHLLLNLFFLWIFGGAVEEALGAWRFVLLYLGCGGAGALVHALAHPGSPLPLVGASGAVSGVMGAFFALFPRRRVTPVLPLVPFFLPPAVLPASVFLGLWFLVQILSLGAGPETAFLGHVSGFLLGAVWGRAWGRRSSAGPVR; from the coding sequence TTGAATCCGGACGGAGAGAAAACGATCCGCCGGCCGACCGCCGTCGCCGTTCTGGTGCTGGCGACGGCACTGGTTTTCCTGGCCCAGGCCGTTACGGGGCCGGGCGCGGCCGTCGCCCGGTTCGGTTCCGTTCCCTATTACCTGACCCACCCCTCGGCGTCGCGTCTTCCCGCGGAAAAAGTCGCCGGCCTCGGGGACGAGGCGGTCCCCCCTCCGATCCCGGGACGCGTCGGCGCGCTCTTCACGGCGACCTTCCTCCACGCGGACTTCATCCACCTCCTCCTCAACCTGTTTTTCCTCTGGATCTTCGGGGGCGCCGTCGAAGAGGCGCTGGGAGCCTGGAGGTTCGTCCTCCTTTACCTGGGCTGCGGGGGCGCCGGGGCTCTGGTCCATGCTCTCGCGCACCCCGGTTCGCCCCTGCCCCTGGTCGGGGCCAGCGGAGCGGTTTCCGGCGTCATGGGAGCGTTCTTCGCGCTCTTTCCCCGGCGGCGGGTTACGCCCGTTCTTCCGCTGGTTCCCTTTTTTCTTCCTCCCGCCGTCCTTCCCGCTTCGGTTTTTCTCGGGCTCTGGTTCCTGGTTCAGATCCTTTCCCTGGGGGCCGGCCCGGAGACCGCTTTTCTCGGCCACGTTTCCGGGTTCCTCCTGGGAGCGGTCTGGGGTCGGGCATGGGGCCGGCGTAGCTCCGCCGGCCCGGTCCGCTAG
- the dinB gene encoding DNA polymerase IV: protein MRKIIHIDMDAFFAAIEQRDDPRLRGKPVAVGSPRGRSVVCTASYEARRYGVHSALPSSAARRRCPSLIFVPPRFEAYREVSEAIRAIFAAYTDLVEPLSLDEAFLDVTANLKGIPSATAIAREIKLRIRAETGLTGSAGISVNKFLAKVASDLRKPDGLTVIRPEAVESFVAALPPAKIPGIGPATLKKLRGLGVRTTGDIRLFPVEELCKRLGSFGPTLHELAFGIDGRPVVPARPPKSMGAETTFPRDLARLGEMAAELEKLAGRVGERLRSRGRRGRTVTVKIRTADFRTTTRSRTLSRPVQGGEEIAAAVRELLLSPPPADPVRLLGVCVSSLDPLPGEGGSLQLTLSF from the coding sequence ATGAGGAAGATCATCCACATCGACATGGACGCTTTTTTCGCCGCCATCGAACAACGGGACGACCCCCGGCTGCGGGGAAAACCGGTGGCGGTGGGGAGCCCGCGCGGGCGCAGCGTGGTCTGCACCGCCAGCTACGAGGCCCGCCGTTACGGCGTTCATTCCGCCCTCCCCTCCTCCGCCGCCCGGCGGCGATGCCCGTCCCTGATCTTCGTCCCTCCCCGTTTCGAAGCCTACCGGGAAGTTTCGGAAGCGATCAGGGCGATCTTCGCCGCCTATACCGACCTGGTCGAGCCTCTTTCCCTGGACGAGGCATTTCTGGACGTGACCGCCAACCTCAAGGGAATCCCTTCGGCCACCGCCATCGCCCGGGAGATAAAGCTCCGGATCCGCGCCGAAACCGGGCTGACCGGCTCCGCCGGCATTTCGGTGAACAAGTTCCTGGCCAAGGTCGCCTCGGACCTGCGCAAGCCCGACGGACTGACCGTAATCCGTCCGGAAGCGGTGGAGTCGTTCGTCGCCGCCCTGCCCCCGGCCAAGATCCCGGGAATCGGGCCCGCCACCTTGAAGAAGCTGCGGGGACTGGGGGTGAGGACCACGGGAGACATCAGGCTTTTTCCCGTCGAGGAACTCTGCAAACGCCTGGGGTCGTTCGGGCCGACCCTTCACGAACTCGCTTTCGGAATCGACGGGCGGCCGGTCGTGCCCGCCCGGCCGCCCAAATCGATGGGCGCGGAGACGACCTTTCCCCGGGACCTGGCGCGGCTGGGGGAGATGGCCGCGGAGCTGGAGAAACTGGCCGGACGGGTGGGCGAAAGGCTTCGGAGCCGGGGGCGGCGCGGCCGGACCGTCACCGTCAAAATCCGGACCGCCGACTTCCGGACCACCACGCGGAGCCGGACGCTTTCGCGGCCGGTTCAAGGGGGCGAAGAGATCGCCGCGGCGGTTCGGGAACTGCTTCTTTCCCCGCCCCCCGCCGATCCGGTCCGGCTGCTGGGAGTCTGCGTCTCCTCCCTCGACCCCCTCCCCGGAGAGGGCGGGAGCCTTCAGCTCACCCTCTCTTTCTAG